One genomic window of Salvelinus alpinus chromosome 17, SLU_Salpinus.1, whole genome shotgun sequence includes the following:
- the LOC139542076 gene encoding uncharacterized protein, which yields MAEKCPKSKLKRKKLSIEEPLTDIFFRNTLIKNKESSSASIESMSSTRPVVPTETWWSRGDLAAVESLWALALSSALPCLDAHPWDPVPDLPTASTLSSNVDQQIEWRWCSLSEDMTPLPSSPSPPLSTPTAPHCSTTDSRLKPSLGLEKTLLPVPVQTSQTTSTINGPPSKSAPCLEGTSSSGAGRPRPPSLGAQVPSSYGRGGPWSGGGNSRVSSRKDTKRGEGGQNTAAARPHPTARRPGGEKESHPSTPQPFIIRAGNGGSSLPAEARKGGGGVGDEGEKRGMKRLQLPANQVDAMSSTSDSCTAAPMEEEEGEVEKREEVSGMGRADWVAGKGGGRKSMQSCPMCLVPFPAGFTQMDCDSHLAKCLSEMTVDMTW from the exons ATGGCTGAGAAATGCCCAAAGTCAAAACTAAAAAGAAAGAAATTGTCTATCGAGGAGCCCCTAACTGATATATTTTTCAGGAACACGCTGATAAAGAACAAGGAAAGTTCCAGTGCATCGATTGAAAGCATGAGTTCAACGAG ACCTGTGGTCCCTACAGAGACGTGGTGGTCCAGAGGGGACCTGGCTGCAGTTGAGAGTCTCTGGGCCCTGGCTCTGAGCTCTGCTCTTCCCTGTCTGGATGCTCACCCCTGGGACCCAGTCCCTGACCTTCCAACAGCCTCCACACTG AGCTCTAATGTAGACCAGCAGATTGAATGGAGATGGTGTAGCCTCAGTGAGGACATGACTCCCttgccctcctctccctctcctcctctgagtACTCCCACGGCCCCACACTGTTCCACCACAGACTCTCGTCTCAAACCTTCTCTTGGGCTGGAAAAGACTCTCCTCCCAGTCCCAGTACAGACTAGCCAGACAACATCCACCATCAATGGCCCTCCTTCGAAGTCCGCTCCCTGTCTTGAGGGGACCAGTAGTAGTGGTGCTGGCCGCCCCAGACCACCAAGTCTGGGAGCCCAAGTGCCTTCTAGCTACGGAAGGGGAGGCCCGTGGAGTGGAGGGGGGAATAGCAGAGTGTCATCCAGAAAAGACACAAAACGAGGGGAAGGAGGGCAAAACACTGCAGCGGCCAGACCCCACCCTACAGCCAGGCGaccaggaggagagaaggagagtcaTCCCTCTACTCCTCAGCCCTTCATCATCAGAGCAGGGAACGGAGGATCATCATTACCAGCAGAAGCAAGaaagggtggaggaggagtaggagacgAGGGcgagaagagggggatgaagagGCTGCAGCTACCTGCAAACCAGGTGGACGCCATGTCCTCTACCTCTGACAGCTGCACTGCTGCtcccatggaggaggaggagggggaggtggagaaaAGGGAGGAGGTGTCTGGGATGGGCAGAGCTGATTGGGTTGCTGgcaaaggaggaggaagaaagtCAATGCAGAGCTGCCCCATGTGCCTGGTGCCGTTTCCAGCTGG gTTCACGCAGATGGACTGTGACAGCCACCTGGCCAAGTGTCTGTCGGAGATGACCGTCGACATGACCTGGTGA